The following nucleotide sequence is from Pseudonocardia abyssalis.
CGACGGTCGAAACGGGCGGTTCCTCTTCGTGAGGGACCGCCCGTTTCGTGTTCCTGACGTGGCGGAATGCGATCGCCGGGCGGGTGGCCTTCGGTTGACCGGCGATCACAACGCCGCGGTTCGGTCGCTCTTCGGGGCCTTCGCCGCGGACAGCGGTTCGCGTGGGTTCACCGGCGTCGGCGACTCGATCTTGACCGGTCTGGCGAAGTTGCGGAAGGCGAGCTCCTCCCGGCCGGCGTGCTCCAGTACGTCGCGGACGATGGCGTGGCGACCGCGCCTCCAGCCCGTCGAAGCGCCTGGCGTCGACCTGAGCCGGACGTCCCGCACCTCGCGGCGTGCGAGCTCAACTTGCTGCCGATCCGGCGGTCCGACGGCGCTCCTGCCCGCGTGCCTCCAGGCCCATGTCGGAACGGAGCATCCTTGTGGGCGTACAGATTGTCTGACAAGCTGACGGTCGAACAATAACTCCAGCGAAGGGGCGACGATGCACCACATTGCCGGGGTGGGGAGTGCGTACGAGGTGCTCGCCGTCCGCTACGGGACGCGGACCGCGACCAAGGCGGAGAGCTACCTCAACTTCCACCTCTACGGCGAGCCGGACGAGTCCTTCGCGATGGACTACTTCTTCTGGCTCGTCCGCGGCCCGGAGCGCACCGTGCTTGTCGACTGCGGCTTCGGCGCGGAGGCCGGGCGGCGGCGCGGGCGCACGACACTCGTCGACCCCGTCTCGGCGCTGTCGGCGCTGGGCGTCGAACCGGACGATGTCGATCAGCTCGTGGTGACCCACGCGCACTACGACCACATCGGCAACCTGCACCGTTTCCCGAACGCCGAGGTCGTGATCGCGCGCCGCGAGTACGACTTCTGGACGGGGCCCTACGCGCAGCGGCTCCAGTTCGCCCACTCCGCCGAGGCCGACGAGCTGGCGCACCTCTCCACCGTCCGCGCGCAGGGCAGGCTCCGGCTGGTCGAGGACCGGCTCGACCTCGCACCGGGGATCGAGCTGGTGGTCGTCGGTGGGCACACCCCCGGCCAGTTGGTGGTGCAGGTCGCCGCGGACGGCCCGGGGGCGGTGGTGCTGGCCGCCGACGCGCTGCACTTCTACGAGGAGCTGGAGCGCGACCGCCCGTTCTTCGTGGTCGCCGACCTCGTCGAGATGTACCGCGCCTTCGACGTGCTGCGCGAGATGAGCGAGGACCCGGGACGACTGGTCGTGGCGGGCCACGACGCCGACGTCGGGACGCGCTTTCGCGGCCGGGTGCCCGGGCTGCCAGCCGACCTGGTCGACCTGGTCGTCGACGTGACCGGGCGCAGCGCGGGGGCGGCGTCGTGACCCTGGCCGGGAAGGTCTGCCTCATCACGGGCGCGGCCGGGGGGCTCGGGTCCGCGACGGCCCGCAGGCTCGCCGCCGACGGCGTCCGGCTCGTCCTCACCGACGTCGACGGCGACCGGCTCGCGGCGCTGGCGGCAGACCTGCCGGTCGAGACCGTCGTGCACGCGGGCGACGTCGCGGACGAGGCGGACGTCGACGCCGCGGTGGCGGCGGGGGTCGCGGCCTTCGGCCGCATCGACCTGCACCACCTCAACGCCGGAGTGCCCGGCCCGCTGGTCCGGCTGCCCGACCTGTCCGTCGCCGACTGGGACCGCGTGCTGGGCATCAACCTGCGCGGGGTGTTCCTCGGCGTGCGGGCGGCCTTCCGGCAGTACGAGGTGCAGCGCAGCGGCGGCGCGATCGTGCTGACCGCGTCGATCGCCTCCCTGCGCGGGAGCGACGACCTGCTCGCCTACCACGCCTCCAAGCACGGTGTGCTGGGCATCCTCAAGGGTGCGGCGCTCTACGGCGGCCCGATCGGGGTGCGCGTCAACGCGGTGGCGCCGGGCATCGTCCCGACGGCGCTCTTCGCCGGGGCGGGTGGCGGCCCGGGCGGCGGGAACGACATGGCCCGCCGCGCCGCCACCACGCCGCTGCGCCGCCCCGGCACCGGCGACGAGATCGCGTCGGTCGTCGCCTTCCTGCTGGGCGACGGCGCGGCCTACATGACCGGCGAGACCGTGTCGGTGGACGGCGGGGCGTCCGCGGTCAGCACCGTGCGGCCGTCCGGTGGGGCCGGGGCGTGGGACCCGCGGCCCGGTGACGTGCGGATGCACCCGGAGCTCGCGTGAGGGAGGACGTCATGACGCAGGAAAAGACCGTCGGGTTCGTGGGACTCGGCAACATGGGCGGACGGATGACCCGCCGGCTGGTGGACGCCGGGTTCGAGGTGGTCGGGTTCGACCCGCGCCCCGGCGCCGCGGAGGCCGTCGGGGCGACGCCGGCCGCCGATCCGGCCGAGGTGGCGCGGCGGGCCCGCGTGCTGCTGCTGTCACTGCCGGACAGCCGCGTGGTCGAGCCGGTCGTCCGCGGCACTGACGGGCTGCTGGCCGGGGCGCGCCCCGGCACGACGATCGTGGACCTGTCGACGGCGTCGCCGTCGTCGACGACAGCGCTGCACGCCGAGGCCGCGGAGAAGGGCGTCCGGTATCTCGACGCCGGCATCTCCGGGGGCGCGGCGGCCGCGGAGAAGGGCACCTTGACGATCATGGTCGGCGGCAGCGCGGACGCGCTCGCCGAGATCGGGTGGGCGCTGGAGCCGATCGCCGCGCACGTCCACCACATGGGCGCCGCCGGCACCGGGCACACCGCCAAGCTGCTCAACAACTTCCTCAACGCGGTGAGCCTCGCCGCCACCGCCGAGGTGATGGTCGCCGGCCGCAAGGCGGGGCTGGACCTCCCGCAGCTGCTCGACGTGCTCAACTCCAGCAGCGGCGTCAACTTTGCGACGCAGAACCGGTTCCCGCACATCGTCCGGGGCGACTACCTCGAGGGCGGGCTCACGGGTCGGCTGATGACCAAGGACGTCGGCCTCTACGTCGACCTCGTCGGCCGGCTCGGGGTGCCCAGCCTCAACGCCGCGGGCCCCCTGGCGAGCTTCGGGCTCGCCGAGAGCCTGGGGTACGGCGACGAGATCAGCAACCGGGTCGTCGACGCCATCGGCGACGTCTCGGGCAGCGTCCGCGTGCACGACCAGACGGAGGGATGACCATGCAGATCGTCCGGGGGCGCGCCCCCGACACCGCCCCGACCCTGTCCCGCACCGAGACCTTCACCGGCACGGTGTGGGGTGATCCGGTGCTGCCCACGACGGCCGAGGGCAACACGATCAACTCCGTGACCTTCACCCCCGGGGCGCGGACGTTCTGGCACCACCACACCCGCGGCCAGATCCTCGCGGTGACGGCGGGCCTGGGCTGGGTGTGCGCCGAGGGCGGCACCCCGCAGACCCTCCGCGCGGGCGACGTCGTGTGGACGCCGCCGGGGGAGCGGCACTGGCACGGCGGCACGGCCGACACGGTGATGACGCACCTCGCCGTGTCGCTCGGGCCCACGGTGTGGCTGCACGAGGTGGCCGAGGACGAGTACCGCGCGGGGCTGACCGCCGCGGCGCGGGGAACCGAACGATGAGCGAAGGGAACGGTGCGGTGCAGACCGACGGACACCAGACGGACGAGCGGTACGAACGCGGGCTGGCGATCCGCAAGGAGGTGCTGGGCGCGGCCCACGTCGAGCGCTCGCTCGCCGCGGTGAGCGACTTCTCCCGGCCCATCCAGGAGTTCGTCACCGGGGCGTGCTGGGGTGACGTCTGGGGGCGCCCCGGGCTGGACCGGCGCACCCGTAGCCTGCTCAACCTCGTGATGCTGACGGCGCTGGGCCGCAACCACGAGCTCGGCGTGCACGTGAAGGGAGCGATCACGAACGGCTGCACCGAGCAGGAGATCCAGGAGGCGCTCCTGCAGGCGGGCATCTACTGCGGGGTGCCGGCCGCCCTGGAGTCGTTCCGGGTGGCCGAGCGCGTCCTCGGTGAGATCGCGGCGGAGGACGGCGGTGGCTGACCCCGACGGCCCGCCGTCCGCCGTCGGCTTCGTCGGTCTCGGGCGGATGGGCGAGCCCATGGTGCGGCGCCTCGTGGGCGCCGGGGTCCGGGTCCGCGGGCACGACACCGCGCCCCGGCCCGGGCTCGGCGACGTCGTGACCCTCGTCGACGAGGCCGTGCAGGTGGCCGAGGGCGTCGGGGTGGTGGTCCTCATGCTGCCGGACTCCGACGCCGTCGACGCCGTGGTGCACGGGGCAGGGCTGCTCGACGCGCTCGCACCCGGGACGGTGCTGGTCGACATGGGCTCCTCGGAGCCCCTGCGGACCCGTGCCTTGGCCGACGAGGTAGCGGCCCGCGGTGCCGTGCTCGTCGACGCGCCGGTCTCCGGCGGCGTCTCCGGTGCCACCGCGGGCACCATGACGATCATGGTGGGCGGGCCGGACGACACGGTAGCGGCGCTCGCGGCGCTGCTCGCCCTGCTCGGGCGGGTCCGCCACGTGGGGCCGGTCGGCGCGGGGCACGCGCTCAAGGCCCTGAACAACCTGATGTCGGCCGCGCACCTCCTGGCGAGCTCGGAGGCGCTGCTGGCCGGTGAGCGGTTCGGCCTCGATCCGGCGGTGATGCTCGATGCGGTGAACGGCTCCAGCGGGCGCAGCGGCTCCACCGAGAGCAAGTGGCCGAACTTCGTGCTGCCGGGGACCTACGACTCCGGGTTCGCGCTCGCCCTGATGCTCAAGGACATCCGGATCGGGCTCGGGCTCGCCGAGGCCACCGGCGTGCCGCACGCCCACGCCGCGCGGACCGTCGAGGTGTGGGCCGATGCCGCGGCCGCGCTGGGGCCCGGTGCGGACCACACGGAGATCGTGCGATGGTTGCGGCGCACCGACCCGGGGGGAGGATGAGCGTGGCGAGCAGCTCGCCGTCGGCCGGGCCGACGTGGACCGCCGACCAGATCGGCCGGGTCGCCGCGCCGCTGCGCGAGCAGGTCGTCGACCTCGTCCGCGACGCCATCCTCGGGTTCCGCCTGCAGCCCGGCCAGCGGCTCGTCGAGCGCGAGCTGGTGGAGCAGCTGGCGGTCTCCCGGGCCACGGTGCGCGAGGTGCTGCGCCAGCTCGCCGCGGAGGGGCTGGTCACCGTCGTGCCGCAGCGGGGCGCGATCGTCACCGCGCTCTCGCCGGACGACGCCGCCGACCTCTACGAGATGCGCGCCCCGCTCGAGGCGCTCGCCGTGCAGCGCTTCGTGCAGCGGGCCGCCCCCGAGCACGTGGCCGCCCTGCGCGCGGCCGTCGCCGAGATCGAGCGCACCGCGGAGTCGGCGGACCCGTCGGCGCAGCTGCGGGCCAAGGACCGCTTCTACGAGGTGCTCTTCCTCGGGTCCGGCAGCGAGCCGCTGCAGCAGACCGTCGCCGGTCTGCAGGCGCGGGTGCGCCTGCTGCGGGCGACGTCGCTGTCCGAACCCGGTCGCCCGCGCGAGGCGGCCGCGGAGCTGCGGGCCGTCGTCGACGCCGTCGAGGCGGGCGACGCCGACCGCGCCGCCGCGGCCTGCGTGCACCACATCCAGAACGCGGCGCGCACCGCACTCGCGCGCCTGCGCACCGACAGCTGAACCGTCCCTCCCGACGTCCGGCGAGCCCGGCCCGGTCCTGCACGGACCGCGGCACGCGGCGGTCCGGACCTGCGACAGGAGAACCATGTCCCCGATCGACGAGCAGGTGCTGAGCCCCGAGCAGCAGGAGATCAAGGACGAGTTCGTCCGGGTGCGCGGCACTTGGGGCGAGCCGTGGCAGCGGATGCTGGAGCTCGACCCCGCCTTCGTCCGCGCCTACCTGCACTTCTCTGCGGTCCCCTGGACCGGGACCACGCACCTGGAGCCGAAGGTCAAGGAGTTCGTGTACATCGCCGCGGACGCGGCCGCCACCCACCTCTACGAGCCCGGCATCCGGCAGCACGTCGCCGCCGCGTTCGACCACGGCGCCACCACCGAGGAGATCATGGAGGTCATCGAGCTGACCTCCACCCTCGGCATCCACGCGAGCAACATCGGTGTGCCGCTGCTGCTCGAGGTGCTGCAGGAGGCGGGCCTGCGCGACGGGCCCGCACCCCTCGACGAGCGTCGGGAACGGCTCAAGGCCGAGTTCACGGCGAACCGCGGCTACTGGCACGCGTTCTGGGACGGGCTCCTGGAGCTCGATCCCGACCTCTTCGAGGCCTACATCGAGTTCTCCTCGGTGCCGTGGCGGACCGGACCGCTGCCGCCGAAGGTCAAGGAGCTGGTCTACATCGCCTTCGACGCCTCCGCGACCCACCTCTACGTGCCGGGCCTGAAGCTGCACATGGAGAACGCCGTGCGTCTCGGGGCCACCGCCGGCGAGATCATGGAGGTGCTCGCGATCGTCAGCGTCATCGGCATCCACGCGGCCACCACGGCCGTCCCGGTCCTCGCGGAGATCGCCGCGGAGCAGGCGCGCACCACCCGGTCCTGAGGACCCACAGATCCCCGTGGCCGAGAGGCGCTGCAGCGGACGATCCGTCCGCCACGCTCGGTCCGCGGTCCCACGACGAGAAGGGCGCCTCCCACCGTTCGAGGAGACAGCACATGACCACCCTGACCACCGACCCCGCCGGTCGGCTGCAGACCGTCAACGGCATCGACTTCGCCGTCGCCGATCTCTCGCTGCACGAGTTCGGCCGCAAGGAGATCCGTCTGGCCGAGAACGAGATGCCGGGCCTGATGGAGCTGCGCACCGAGTACGCGGAGGCGCGTCCGTTGCACGGAGCCCGGATCGTCGGGTCGCTGCACATGACCGTGCAGACCGCGGTACTCATCGAGACCCTCGTGTCGCTGGGTGCGGAGGTCCGTTGGGTCTCCTGCAACATCTTCTCCACCCAGGACCACGCCGCCGCGGCGATCGTCGTCGGTTCCGGTACCCCGGAGGAGCCCCAGGGCGTCCCGGTGTTCGCCTGGAAGGGTGAGACGCTGGAGGAGTACTGGTGGTGCACCGAGCAGCTGTTCCTGTTCCGTGACGCCGACGGCAACGTGGTCGGCCCGAACATGATCCTCGACGACGGTGGCGACGCCACCCTGCTGATCCACAAGGGCGTCGAGTACGAGAAGACCGGCGTGGTGCCCACGGTCGAGGACGACGACCTCACCGTCTCCGAGGAGTACCGGATCATCCTCGACACCCTGCGCCGCTCGCTGGCTGAGGACCCGCAGCGCTGGACCACGGTCGCCTCCGACATCCGGGGCGTCACCGAGGAGACCACCACCGGCGTGCACCGGCTCTACCAGCTGGCCGAGCGCGGGGAGCTGCTGTTCCCGGCGATCAACGTCAACGACTCGGTCACCAAGAGCAAGTTCGACAACGTCTACGGCATCCGCCACTCCCTGGTCGACGGGTTGAACCGGGCCACCGACGTCCTGATCGGCGGGAAGGTCGCGCTGGTCTGCGGCTTCGGTGACGTGGGCAAGGGCTCGGCGGCCGCGCTGGCCGGGCAGGGTGCGCGGGTGATCGTGTCCGAGGTCGACCCGATCTGCGCGTTGCAGGCGCTGTTGCAGGGTTTCCAGGTCGCGACGTTGGAGTCGACGATCGAGAAGGCCGACATCATCGTGACGACCACGGGCAACAAGGACATCATCACCACCGAGGCGATGTCCCGGATGAAGCACCAGGCGATCGTGGCCAACGTGGGTCACTTCGACAACGAGATCGACGTGGCCGGGCTGGGCCGGATCCCCGGCATCATCCGGATCAACATCAAGCCGCAGGTCGACGAGTGGGTGTTCCCGGACGGGCACTCGATCATCCTGCTGTCCGAGGGCCGCCTGATGAACCTGGGCAACGCGACGGGGCATCCGTCGTTCGTGATGAGCAACAGCTTCGCCAACCAGGTCATCGCGCAGGTGGAGCTGTTCACGAAGTTCGAGGAGTACAACAAGGACGTGTACCGGCTGCCCAAGCACCTCGACGAGAAGGTCGCGAAGATCCACGTCCTGGCGCTGGGCGGGGAGCTGACGAAGCTGTCGAAGGACCAGGCCGAGTACATCGGGGTGGACGTCGAGGGCCCGTTCAAGCCCGAGCACTACCGCTACTGAGCCCGTGCGCGGAAACCGTGGCCAGGGCCACGGTTTCCGCGCACGAGGTCAGCGGGCCCGATCGGCCGCGGCGACCACGTTGCGGAAGAGCATGGCGACGGTGGTGGGGCCGACGCCGCCGACCCGTGGCGTGATGGCGCCGGCGACCTCGGCGCAGGACTCGTCGACGTCGGGCAGCAGGCGCCTGCCCTTGTACCGCACCCCGCCGCCGACGACCGTCGCGCCGGGC
It contains:
- a CDS encoding N-acyl homoserine lactonase family protein, with product MHHIAGVGSAYEVLAVRYGTRTATKAESYLNFHLYGEPDESFAMDYFFWLVRGPERTVLVDCGFGAEAGRRRGRTTLVDPVSALSALGVEPDDVDQLVVTHAHYDHIGNLHRFPNAEVVIARREYDFWTGPYAQRLQFAHSAEADELAHLSTVRAQGRLRLVEDRLDLAPGIELVVVGGHTPGQLVVQVAADGPGAVVLAADALHFYEELERDRPFFVVADLVEMYRAFDVLREMSEDPGRLVVAGHDADVGTRFRGRVPGLPADLVDLVVDVTGRSAGAAS
- a CDS encoding SDR family NAD(P)-dependent oxidoreductase, yielding MTLAGKVCLITGAAGGLGSATARRLAADGVRLVLTDVDGDRLAALAADLPVETVVHAGDVADEADVDAAVAAGVAAFGRIDLHHLNAGVPGPLVRLPDLSVADWDRVLGINLRGVFLGVRAAFRQYEVQRSGGAIVLTASIASLRGSDDLLAYHASKHGVLGILKGAALYGGPIGVRVNAVAPGIVPTALFAGAGGGPGGGNDMARRAATTPLRRPGTGDEIASVVAFLLGDGAAYMTGETVSVDGGASAVSTVRPSGGAGAWDPRPGDVRMHPELA
- a CDS encoding NAD(P)-dependent oxidoreductase — its product is MTQEKTVGFVGLGNMGGRMTRRLVDAGFEVVGFDPRPGAAEAVGATPAADPAEVARRARVLLLSLPDSRVVEPVVRGTDGLLAGARPGTTIVDLSTASPSSTTALHAEAAEKGVRYLDAGISGGAAAAEKGTLTIMVGGSADALAEIGWALEPIAAHVHHMGAAGTGHTAKLLNNFLNAVSLAATAEVMVAGRKAGLDLPQLLDVLNSSSGVNFATQNRFPHIVRGDYLEGGLTGRLMTKDVGLYVDLVGRLGVPSLNAAGPLASFGLAESLGYGDEISNRVVDAIGDVSGSVRVHDQTEG
- a CDS encoding cupin domain-containing protein codes for the protein MTMQIVRGRAPDTAPTLSRTETFTGTVWGDPVLPTTAEGNTINSVTFTPGARTFWHHHTRGQILAVTAGLGWVCAEGGTPQTLRAGDVVWTPPGERHWHGGTADTVMTHLAVSLGPTVWLHEVAEDEYRAGLTAAARGTER
- a CDS encoding carboxymuconolactone decarboxylase family protein; amino-acid sequence: MSEGNGAVQTDGHQTDERYERGLAIRKEVLGAAHVERSLAAVSDFSRPIQEFVTGACWGDVWGRPGLDRRTRSLLNLVMLTALGRNHELGVHVKGAITNGCTEQEIQEALLQAGIYCGVPAALESFRVAERVLGEIAAEDGGG
- a CDS encoding NAD(P)-dependent oxidoreductase; this translates as MADPDGPPSAVGFVGLGRMGEPMVRRLVGAGVRVRGHDTAPRPGLGDVVTLVDEAVQVAEGVGVVVLMLPDSDAVDAVVHGAGLLDALAPGTVLVDMGSSEPLRTRALADEVAARGAVLVDAPVSGGVSGATAGTMTIMVGGPDDTVAALAALLALLGRVRHVGPVGAGHALKALNNLMSAAHLLASSEALLAGERFGLDPAVMLDAVNGSSGRSGSTESKWPNFVLPGTYDSGFALALMLKDIRIGLGLAEATGVPHAHAARTVEVWADAAAALGPGADHTEIVRWLRRTDPGGG
- a CDS encoding GntR family transcriptional regulator, which gives rise to MASSSPSAGPTWTADQIGRVAAPLREQVVDLVRDAILGFRLQPGQRLVERELVEQLAVSRATVREVLRQLAAEGLVTVVPQRGAIVTALSPDDAADLYEMRAPLEALAVQRFVQRAAPEHVAALRAAVAEIERTAESADPSAQLRAKDRFYEVLFLGSGSEPLQQTVAGLQARVRLLRATSLSEPGRPREAAAELRAVVDAVEAGDADRAAAACVHHIQNAARTALARLRTDS
- a CDS encoding carboxymuconolactone decarboxylase family protein; its protein translation is MSPIDEQVLSPEQQEIKDEFVRVRGTWGEPWQRMLELDPAFVRAYLHFSAVPWTGTTHLEPKVKEFVYIAADAAATHLYEPGIRQHVAAAFDHGATTEEIMEVIELTSTLGIHASNIGVPLLLEVLQEAGLRDGPAPLDERRERLKAEFTANRGYWHAFWDGLLELDPDLFEAYIEFSSVPWRTGPLPPKVKELVYIAFDASATHLYVPGLKLHMENAVRLGATAGEIMEVLAIVSVIGIHAATTAVPVLAEIAAEQARTTRS
- the ahcY gene encoding adenosylhomocysteinase codes for the protein MTTLTTDPAGRLQTVNGIDFAVADLSLHEFGRKEIRLAENEMPGLMELRTEYAEARPLHGARIVGSLHMTVQTAVLIETLVSLGAEVRWVSCNIFSTQDHAAAAIVVGSGTPEEPQGVPVFAWKGETLEEYWWCTEQLFLFRDADGNVVGPNMILDDGGDATLLIHKGVEYEKTGVVPTVEDDDLTVSEEYRIILDTLRRSLAEDPQRWTTVASDIRGVTEETTTGVHRLYQLAERGELLFPAINVNDSVTKSKFDNVYGIRHSLVDGLNRATDVLIGGKVALVCGFGDVGKGSAAALAGQGARVIVSEVDPICALQALLQGFQVATLESTIEKADIIVTTTGNKDIITTEAMSRMKHQAIVANVGHFDNEIDVAGLGRIPGIIRINIKPQVDEWVFPDGHSIILLSEGRLMNLGNATGHPSFVMSNSFANQVIAQVELFTKFEEYNKDVYRLPKHLDEKVAKIHVLALGGELTKLSKDQAEYIGVDVEGPFKPEHYRY